A single genomic interval of uncultured Desulfobulbus sp. harbors:
- a CDS encoding molybdopterin-dependent aldehyde oxidoreductase, with amino-acid sequence MQKKKLLVNGIERTVMADSSELLSDVIRKNLHLTGTKVGCGKGQCGACNVIMDGKLIRSCITKMNRVPDGASITTIEGIGTPTALHALQAAWMLHGAAQCGFCTPGFIVSAKALLDENADPSREDVRDWFQKHKNACRCTGYKPLVDAVMDAVKVLNGKMTMKDLAYQLPEDGKVLGTNMPRPSATAKVTGTWDFGADLALSLPENTLQCALVQAEVPHANILSIDTSEAEKMPGVFKVVTHKDVQGKNRITGLITFPSNLGDGWERPILCDTKVFQTGDAIAIVCADTEKNAKAAAAKVKVELEELPAYMSAPAAMEPDAIEIHPGTPNIYYIQKIAKGEETAPIFEKAEVTIEGDYYTSRQPHLPIEPDVGFAYYDEDGKLMIHSKSIGLHLHLYMIAPGLGVEPENIALVQNNTGGTFGYKFSPTMEALVGAAAMATKRPVYLCYDYAQQQIYTGKRSPFWTNVKLASTKDGQLLGMETDWSVDHGPYSEFGDLLTLRGAQYIGAGYDIKNIRGEGRTVATNHAWGAAFRGYGAPESEFPSEVLMDELAEKLGMDPFELRYKNVYRKGSTTPTGQDPEVYSLPEMMDKIRPKYEEAKKRVAAESTDTIKKGVGIAIGVYGAGLDGPDTSESDVQLNADGTVTIFNCWEDHGQGADMGTLATAHEALRPLGLSPDQIKLVMNDTSKCPNSGPAGGSRSQVVTGNSIRVGCEELIKAMTKADGSYRTYDEMVAEGIPTRINGKWTAPASDCDANGQGNPFCCYMYGVFLSTVAVEVATGKTTVESISCVADVGTVVNKLVVDGQIYGGMAQGIGLALTEDFEDIKKHSTMAGAGIPYCKDIPDNMEIMYVESPRPDGPFGASGVGEMPLTAPHCAVINAIHNACGAWCRHLPARPEKVLAAMPK; translated from the coding sequence ATGCAGAAAAAGAAGTTGCTAGTGAACGGTATTGAGCGCACGGTAATGGCCGATAGCTCTGAACTGTTGTCCGATGTCATTCGTAAAAACCTGCACCTGACCGGTACCAAGGTCGGTTGCGGCAAAGGACAGTGTGGTGCGTGTAACGTGATCATGGACGGCAAGCTGATCCGATCCTGTATCACCAAAATGAACCGTGTACCCGATGGTGCTTCCATCACCACCATAGAAGGTATCGGAACCCCCACCGCTCTTCATGCACTGCAGGCAGCCTGGATGCTCCATGGCGCAGCTCAGTGCGGTTTCTGTACCCCCGGTTTTATCGTTTCTGCCAAAGCATTGCTGGACGAGAATGCAGATCCTTCGCGTGAAGATGTCCGCGACTGGTTCCAGAAACACAAAAACGCCTGCCGTTGTACCGGTTACAAACCGCTGGTCGATGCGGTCATGGATGCGGTCAAGGTGCTCAATGGCAAAATGACCATGAAGGATCTGGCCTACCAGCTTCCTGAAGACGGTAAAGTGCTTGGCACCAACATGCCGCGTCCGAGCGCCACTGCCAAAGTTACCGGTACCTGGGACTTCGGTGCAGACCTTGCCCTCAGCCTTCCTGAGAACACCCTGCAGTGCGCCCTGGTCCAGGCCGAAGTTCCTCATGCAAACATTCTCTCCATCGACACCTCAGAAGCGGAGAAGATGCCCGGCGTATTCAAGGTTGTTACCCACAAAGACGTTCAGGGCAAAAACCGCATCACCGGTCTGATCACCTTCCCCAGCAACCTGGGTGATGGTTGGGAGCGTCCGATCCTCTGCGATACCAAGGTCTTCCAGACCGGTGACGCCATCGCCATCGTCTGTGCCGACACCGAGAAAAATGCCAAGGCCGCCGCTGCCAAGGTGAAGGTAGAGCTGGAAGAGCTTCCCGCGTACATGAGCGCTCCCGCGGCCATGGAGCCCGATGCCATCGAGATCCACCCCGGCACCCCCAACATCTACTACATCCAGAAAATCGCCAAGGGTGAAGAGACCGCTCCCATCTTTGAAAAAGCTGAGGTAACCATCGAGGGTGATTACTATACCAGCCGTCAGCCGCATCTGCCCATCGAACCTGATGTCGGATTCGCCTACTATGACGAGGACGGCAAGTTGATGATTCACTCCAAATCCATCGGTCTGCACCTGCACCTGTACATGATCGCCCCTGGTTTGGGCGTTGAGCCGGAGAACATCGCCCTGGTGCAGAACAATACCGGTGGAACCTTCGGTTACAAGTTCAGCCCCACCATGGAAGCCCTGGTCGGCGCCGCCGCCATGGCCACCAAACGCCCGGTCTACCTCTGCTACGATTACGCCCAGCAGCAGATCTACACCGGTAAACGTTCTCCGTTCTGGACCAACGTCAAGCTTGCATCCACCAAGGATGGTCAGCTGCTGGGTATGGAGACCGACTGGTCCGTTGATCATGGCCCCTACTCCGAGTTCGGCGACCTCCTGACCCTGCGTGGTGCCCAGTACATCGGTGCAGGTTACGATATCAAGAACATCCGTGGTGAAGGGCGTACCGTTGCCACCAACCATGCATGGGGTGCAGCCTTCCGCGGATACGGTGCCCCCGAGTCCGAGTTCCCGTCCGAGGTTTTGATGGACGAGCTGGCTGAGAAGCTGGGCATGGATCCGTTCGAACTGCGCTACAAAAACGTCTACCGCAAAGGTTCCACCACCCCGACAGGCCAGGATCCCGAGGTTTACTCCCTGCCTGAGATGATGGACAAGATTCGTCCCAAATACGAGGAGGCCAAAAAACGCGTAGCTGCCGAGTCCACCGATACCATCAAGAAAGGTGTGGGTATCGCCATTGGTGTCTACGGTGCCGGTCTGGACGGCCCCGATACTTCTGAGAGTGATGTACAGCTCAATGCAGACGGTACCGTGACCATCTTCAATTGCTGGGAAGATCATGGACAGGGCGCTGACATGGGTACCCTGGCCACCGCCCACGAGGCACTGCGTCCGCTTGGCCTGAGCCCTGACCAGATCAAGCTGGTGATGAACGACACCTCCAAGTGCCCCAACTCCGGACCTGCCGGCGGTAGCCGCAGCCAGGTTGTGACCGGCAACTCGATCCGTGTTGGTTGCGAGGAGTTGATCAAAGCCATGACCAAGGCTGATGGATCGTACCGCACCTATGATGAGATGGTGGCTGAGGGCATCCCCACCAGAATCAACGGCAAGTGGACCGCTCCTGCCAGCGACTGCGATGCCAACGGACAGGGGAATCCCTTCTGCTGCTACATGTACGGCGTGTTCCTGTCCACGGTAGCGGTAGAGGTTGCCACCGGAAAAACCACGGTTGAGTCGATCTCCTGCGTTGCCGATGTCGGAACCGTTGTCAACAAGCTGGTTGTTGACGGCCAGATCTACGGCGGTATGGCTCAGGGTATCGGCCTGGCCCTGACCGAGGACTTCGAGGACATCAAGAAGCACTCCACCATGGCCGGCGCAGGTATCCCCTACTGCAAGGATATTCCGGACAACATGGAGATCATGTATGTTGAGTCCCCGCGTCCCGACGGCCCCTTCGGAGCCTCCGGTGTTGGTGAGATGCCGCTGACCGCTCCCCACTGCGCGGTCATCAATGCCATCCACAACGCCTGCGGCGCCTGGTGCCGTCACCTCCCGGCACGTCCGGAGAAGGTTCTGGCCGCCATGCCCAAATAA
- a CDS encoding DVU_1557 family redox protein, with protein sequence MSQFSFVEDIDWLCAECQQPLQPTKVQVNYLKSAFHVELMACPKCGFTFVPESLATGKMLEVEQLLEDK encoded by the coding sequence ATGAGTCAGTTTTCTTTTGTCGAGGATATCGATTGGCTCTGTGCCGAATGTCAGCAGCCGCTGCAACCGACCAAGGTCCAGGTGAACTACCTCAAGTCCGCCTTTCATGTCGAGCTCATGGCCTGCCCGAAGTGCGGCTTCACCTTTGTGCCCGAATCCCTGGCCACCGGCAAGATGCTCGAAGTGGAACAACTCCTGGAAGATAAATAA
- a CDS encoding DVU_1555 family C-GCAxxG-C-C protein, which produces MDETALRIMQLNGQGYCCSQIMMLLSLEDMGEENPPLVRAMAGLCEGSGCGDLCGVASGAACVLSLYAAKGSDVEQPLDCYPIMLSQFMDWFKSSATEWGGIRCEDIVTHQGGRKPEVCGDIMLRAREIILGILTENDIDPSLPREQAKNF; this is translated from the coding sequence ATGGATGAAACCGCCCTGCGCATCATGCAGCTCAATGGACAAGGCTACTGCTGCAGCCAGATCATGATGCTGCTGAGCCTGGAGGATATGGGGGAGGAGAATCCCCCCCTGGTCCGTGCCATGGCCGGCCTCTGCGAGGGTTCCGGCTGCGGGGATCTCTGCGGGGTCGCCAGCGGTGCGGCCTGCGTGCTCTCGCTCTATGCGGCCAAAGGCAGCGACGTGGAACAACCGCTGGACTGCTACCCGATTATGCTCTCCCAGTTCATGGACTGGTTCAAGAGCAGCGCCACCGAGTGGGGCGGTATCCGCTGCGAGGATATCGTTACCCATCAGGGGGGGCGCAAGCCCGAGGTCTGCGGTGATATCATGCTGCGTGCCCGGGAGATCATTCTTGGTATCTTAACGGAGAACGACATTGACCCGAGCCTGCCTAGAGAACAAGCAAAGAACTTTTGA
- a CDS encoding DVU_1553 family AMP-dependent CoA ligase — MKLTTLETLVTGAIGHRALPLSRQTIEAWQLDRLRHQVAYCQGRSSFYCRHLQGIQPESIVSMEDIAALPLIDENDLRASGAKMVCVSQDEVARIITMHSSGTTGAPKRLFFTAEDLDHTLDFFHLGMQHMVDPGQSVAILLPGATPDSTGHLLARALERFQVSSHIVGLVTHPDEAARALAKLKPDVLVGFPVQILAIARMAEFLQLSLGQIRSVLLCSDYIPQSLSAEIKVLLGCEVFTHYGTTETGLGGGVDCGAHCGCHLREADLLFEIVDPKTTKPLADGQWGEIVFTTLTRKAMPLIRYRTGDLGRILPGTCPCGSLIRRLDQVRGRINQVCILNNGSQLNLHDLDEALFPLPGLLDYDACLERDDAREQLRFRLKLLPSRSELWQQTAHELLSRVPALEGLSLFFEAPPETDIHPAKRTLEDHRKDILP, encoded by the coding sequence ATGAAGCTCACCACTCTGGAGACTCTCGTTACCGGCGCCATCGGCCATCGCGCTCTGCCCCTTTCGCGGCAGACCATCGAGGCCTGGCAGCTTGATCGTCTGCGGCACCAGGTGGCCTATTGCCAGGGTCGATCTTCGTTCTATTGCCGGCATCTCCAGGGAATTCAGCCGGAATCCATCGTCTCGATGGAGGATATTGCCGCCCTGCCGCTGATCGACGAAAACGATCTGCGTGCCTCAGGCGCGAAAATGGTCTGCGTCAGCCAGGATGAGGTGGCCCGCATCATCACCATGCACAGCTCCGGGACCACCGGCGCCCCCAAACGGCTCTTTTTTACGGCCGAAGATCTTGACCATACACTGGATTTTTTTCATCTGGGCATGCAGCACATGGTCGATCCCGGCCAGAGCGTGGCCATTCTCCTGCCCGGAGCAACCCCGGATTCCACCGGCCATCTGCTCGCCCGTGCCCTGGAACGCTTCCAGGTCAGCAGCCATATCGTCGGCCTTGTCACCCATCCCGACGAAGCGGCGCGTGCCCTGGCGAAACTCAAGCCCGATGTCCTGGTCGGCTTTCCGGTGCAGATACTCGCCATTGCGCGGATGGCCGAATTCCTCCAGCTATCCTTGGGCCAAATCCGATCCGTCCTCCTCTGCTCGGACTATATTCCCCAGAGCCTCAGTGCGGAGATCAAAGTCCTGCTCGGCTGTGAAGTCTTCACCCATTACGGCACCACCGAGACCGGCCTGGGGGGCGGTGTCGACTGCGGGGCCCACTGCGGCTGCCACCTGCGCGAGGCCGATCTCCTGTTCGAGATCGTTGATCCGAAAACGACCAAGCCTTTGGCCGACGGCCAGTGGGGGGAGATCGTCTTCACCACCCTGACCCGAAAAGCCATGCCCCTGATCCGTTATCGCACAGGCGACCTGGGGCGCATCCTCCCGGGAACCTGCCCCTGCGGCAGCCTCATCCGCCGCCTAGATCAGGTTCGTGGACGCATCAACCAGGTCTGCATCCTCAACAATGGCAGCCAGCTGAACCTGCACGACCTCGACGAGGCCCTTTTCCCCCTTCCTGGCCTGCTCGATTACGACGCTTGCCTTGAACGAGACGACGCCCGTGAACAGCTCCGTTTTCGCCTGAAGCTCCTGCCCAGCAGAAGCGAACTGTGGCAGCAGACGGCACACGAACTTTTATCCCGCGTTCCAGCCCTTGAAGGCCTCAGCCTGTTTTTTGAAGCACCGCCCGAGACCGATATCCACCCGGCTAAACGCACGCTTGAAGACCATCGTAAGGACATCTTGCCATGA
- a CDS encoding iron-containing alcohol dehydrogenase, whose product MAVREEVYGYFIPSVTLIGIGASKQIPDKIKALGGSKPLIVTDKGITGAGITKVITDLLDAAGMGYVVYDETIPNPTDKNVHDGVDIYKKEGCDSLITLGGGSSHDCGKGVGLVVANGGKIHDFEGVDKSTKPMPPYLAVNTTAGTASEMTRFCIITDLSRHVKMAIVDWRVTPGIAVDDPELMVGMPPALTAATGMDALTHAVEAYVSTIATPMTDSAAEKAIELIAKYLRPAVANGADIEAREGMCFAQYLAGMAFNNASLGHVHAMAHQLGGFYDLPHGECNAILLPHVEKFNLIAKIDRFVKIAQLMGENTEGLAPRDAAELALDAIKKLSADIGIPAGLIELGKRYGKEVKASDIDTMVGNAQKDACGLTNPRRPKDADVKAIYTNAL is encoded by the coding sequence ATTCCTTCTGTAACCCTCATCGGCATTGGTGCTTCCAAACAGATCCCCGACAAAATCAAGGCGCTTGGCGGTTCCAAGCCGTTGATCGTCACCGACAAAGGCATCACCGGTGCCGGTATCACCAAAGTTATCACCGATCTGCTGGACGCTGCAGGTATGGGTTACGTTGTCTATGACGAAACAATCCCGAATCCCACCGACAAGAACGTTCACGACGGCGTTGACATCTACAAGAAAGAAGGTTGCGACTCCCTGATCACCCTGGGCGGCGGTTCCTCCCATGACTGCGGTAAGGGTGTTGGTCTGGTTGTTGCCAACGGCGGCAAGATCCATGACTTCGAGGGCGTGGACAAATCCACCAAGCCGATGCCTCCCTACCTGGCCGTCAACACCACCGCTGGCACCGCTTCGGAGATGACCCGTTTCTGCATCATCACCGACCTGTCCCGTCACGTAAAGATGGCCATCGTTGACTGGCGTGTAACCCCGGGTATCGCTGTCGACGATCCCGAACTGATGGTTGGCATGCCGCCGGCACTGACCGCAGCCACCGGTATGGACGCCCTGACCCACGCTGTCGAGGCGTACGTTTCCACCATCGCCACCCCGATGACCGACTCTGCTGCCGAGAAAGCCATCGAGTTGATCGCCAAGTACCTCCGTCCTGCCGTTGCCAACGGAGCCGACATCGAGGCCCGCGAAGGTATGTGCTTTGCCCAGTACCTGGCCGGTATGGCCTTCAACAACGCCAGCCTTGGTCACGTTCATGCCATGGCTCATCAGCTGGGTGGTTTCTATGACCTGCCCCATGGCGAATGCAATGCCATCCTCCTGCCCCACGTAGAGAAGTTCAACCTGATCGCCAAGATCGACCGCTTTGTGAAGATCGCTCAGCTCATGGGCGAGAACACCGAAGGTCTGGCTCCGCGTGATGCCGCCGAGTTGGCTCTGGATGCCATCAAGAAACTCTCTGCCGACATCGGTATCCCGGCTGGTCTGATCGAGCTTGGCAAACGTTATGGCAAAGAGGTCAAGGCTTCCGACATCGACACCATGGTCGGCAATGCCCAGAAGGACGCCTGCGGTCTGACCAACCCGCGTCGTCCGAAAGATGCTGACGTAAAAGCCATCTACACCAACGCTCTGTAA
- a CDS encoding DVU_1556 family methyltransferase, protein MELYEQDELQALTGGTLRPGGKELTRELLTFCNFAQGAAVLDIGCGPGHSLELMARHFALHPTGIDPSPSMLAKAAQQAPMAELLQGGATALPCADESFDGVLCECVLSLTEDMDRSLREMHRVLKPEGKLILTDIYCKQLSLQARLPELKSCISRALPLETITDGLHQAGYSLTLLRDRSDLLKQLAGQIIFSYGSLEKFWSLFMEKEAAQRTSCALATAPLGYYVLVAEKGGFHG, encoded by the coding sequence GTGGAGCTGTATGAGCAGGATGAACTGCAGGCGCTGACCGGAGGCACCTTGCGCCCCGGCGGCAAAGAGCTGACCCGTGAGTTGCTGACGTTCTGCAACTTTGCCCAGGGCGCCGCGGTACTCGATATCGGCTGCGGCCCGGGACACAGCCTGGAGCTCATGGCCCGTCACTTTGCCCTGCACCCCACCGGGATCGATCCATCGCCCTCGATGCTGGCAAAAGCCGCTCAACAGGCCCCCATGGCCGAACTCCTCCAAGGGGGCGCAACCGCCCTGCCCTGCGCGGATGAAAGCTTTGACGGCGTGCTCTGTGAATGCGTGCTCTCTTTGACCGAAGACATGGACAGGAGCCTACGCGAGATGCACCGGGTACTCAAGCCCGAGGGCAAGCTCATCCTCACCGACATCTACTGCAAGCAACTCTCTTTGCAGGCACGGCTGCCGGAACTCAAAAGCTGCATCAGCCGTGCCCTGCCCTTGGAGACCATCACCGATGGTCTTCACCAGGCCGGTTACTCCCTGACCCTGCTCCGCGATCGCTCCGACCTGCTCAAACAGCTGGCCGGCCAGATCATCTTTTCCTACGGCAGTCTGGAAAAATTCTGGTCCCTGTTCATGGAAAAAGAGGCGGCACAGCGCACCAGCTGCGCCCTCGCCACCGCACCGCTTGGCTACTACGTGCTGGTTGCCGAAAAAGGAGGCTTCCATGGATGA
- a CDS encoding radical SAM (seleno)protein TrsS gives MTRACLENKQRTFDRSIELLSSTTSLCPVCLKRVAAIREQQGDAVYLVKRCPDHGTFRTVIWRGSVPFSTWLRPKKPSAPRQAFTGIDRGCPFDCGLCPDHGQHTCTALIEITSRCNLRCPVCFADAGDEQPDPGPDLKRIGLLYDRVMAGSGPSNIQLSGGEPTMREDLAEIISLGREKGFSFIQLNTNGIKLAANSSYAKNLKQAGLSSVFLQFDGLSSATHLALRGRDLRTIKEQAILNCGEAGLGVVLVPTLVPGINTHEVGDIIAYGARFAPTVRGVHFQPISYFGRFPQPPADHDRLTLPEVIELIETQSDGKIGREHFSPPACEHALCSFHGNFMVRDDGQLMPLGGGSACCTTGEPMVISALEGREKSVNFTARQWSLPSLAMTTNGGCGCNDQSAPMDDFDRFLARARTHTFSLSAMAFQDVWNLDLERLRGCCIHIVSPEGNLVPFCAYNLTSHQGEPLYRGVPRP, from the coding sequence TTGACCCGAGCCTGCCTAGAGAACAAGCAAAGAACTTTTGACCGTTCCATCGAGCTGCTGTCCTCAACGACCAGTTTGTGCCCTGTCTGCCTGAAACGGGTCGCAGCAATCCGTGAACAACAGGGCGACGCGGTCTATCTGGTCAAACGGTGTCCCGACCATGGGACCTTTCGTACCGTAATCTGGCGGGGGAGCGTTCCGTTTTCCACCTGGCTTCGGCCAAAAAAACCCTCCGCACCCCGCCAGGCCTTTACCGGAATTGACCGTGGCTGTCCCTTTGACTGCGGCCTCTGCCCCGACCATGGCCAGCACACCTGCACCGCCCTGATCGAGATCACCTCCCGCTGCAACCTGCGCTGCCCGGTCTGTTTCGCCGATGCCGGTGACGAGCAGCCGGATCCAGGGCCCGACCTTAAACGGATTGGTCTGCTCTACGACCGGGTCATGGCCGGTTCCGGGCCGAGCAACATCCAGCTCTCCGGCGGTGAGCCTACCATGCGCGAGGATCTCGCGGAGATTATTTCCCTTGGCCGCGAAAAAGGATTCTCCTTTATCCAGCTCAACACCAACGGCATCAAACTCGCAGCAAACAGCAGCTATGCAAAAAACCTCAAGCAAGCCGGACTCTCCTCGGTCTTCCTCCAATTCGACGGTTTGAGCAGCGCCACCCACCTCGCCCTGCGGGGCCGCGACCTGCGCACCATCAAGGAGCAGGCGATTCTCAACTGCGGCGAGGCAGGTCTCGGCGTTGTGCTCGTGCCGACCCTCGTTCCCGGCATCAATACCCATGAAGTTGGTGACATCATTGCCTACGGTGCACGATTTGCGCCCACCGTGCGCGGCGTCCATTTCCAGCCGATTTCCTATTTTGGCCGATTTCCGCAACCTCCAGCCGATCATGACCGGCTCACCCTACCCGAAGTCATCGAGCTGATCGAAACTCAAAGCGACGGCAAGATAGGCCGGGAGCATTTTTCGCCACCTGCCTGCGAACATGCCCTGTGCTCCTTTCACGGTAACTTCATGGTTCGCGATGACGGCCAGCTGATGCCGCTCGGCGGTGGTTCTGCCTGCTGCACCACCGGCGAACCCATGGTGATTTCGGCTCTGGAAGGCCGGGAAAAAAGCGTCAATTTCACCGCCCGCCAATGGTCCCTGCCCTCCCTGGCCATGACCACAAACGGCGGATGCGGGTGCAACGACCAATCCGCACCCATGGACGACTTCGACCGTTTTCTCGCCCGCGCCCGCACTCACACCTTTTCCCTGTCGGCCATGGCCTTCCAGGACGTCTGGAATCTGGACCTGGAACGGCTGCGGGGCTGCTGCATCCATATTGTCTCGCCGGAGGGCAACCTTGTGCCCTTCTGCGCCTACAACCTGACCTCCCACCAGGGCGAACCGCTCTATCGCGGAGTGCCGCGGCCATGA
- a CDS encoding pyridine nucleotide-disulfide oxidoreductase/dicluster-binding protein, which produces MDQTQLRELESKCIQEEYPFCTAACPVHVDVRAFMASLAKGDTRGARRILDRTMPFPEILGRICDQPCRSHCKRVEIDAPLAIGQLEQFCVDSTNTVIKLPKLPAKGGKIVVLGAGLSGMTAALDLSRKGRPAMLITASTAIGGTLRSMDEALLPRETFSQAEATLAHYGVTIQTGAVLDRESVASLLEGNDAIYCDWDDFDAALLPLSAECNDPISLALERSGCFGGGGVLPGSTFSAVHQAEQGRRAALSIERHIQHVSMTAQREKEGACATRMYTSIADVAPLAEVTPAQPQNGYTPEEARQEAGRCIQCECLECVKQCVYLQEYNEYPKTWTRKIFNSKTIVQGTRAANKMINACSLCGQCSVICPNDFPVAEVCRTARVELFDDGHMPPSPHDFALEDMQFSLSEYCSLVRHQPGTETSAFVFYPGCQLAGSAPDTVKQTYGFLCSNLEGGVGLMLGCCGIPAHWAGRTALFQETMHSFQAEVERIGNPTVVTACSSCLSVFQEFAPNVKSISLWEVLDTLDLPEGTTKPAKPLTLHDPCTARDQQDLRDSVRSLCAKIGIEVVEHEYSGEMADCCGYGGLMQFANRPLGQKAVAQKAKRSELDGLAYCAMCRDNLAAHGRPVAHLLDYLFASTEQNPLSRTNPGYSRRHENRARLKSELLAELWQEKGATRPDHTARKLLVSEEVEELLNSRLILAEDVQKVIHYAESTGKYLISANHRHRLAKFRPIRVTYWVEYEPTDDGYLVHNGYSHRMILPEDQK; this is translated from the coding sequence ATGGACCAAACCCAACTCAGAGAACTTGAATCCAAATGTATTCAAGAAGAATATCCCTTTTGTACCGCGGCCTGCCCGGTTCATGTCGACGTTCGCGCCTTCATGGCCAGCCTCGCCAAAGGGGACACGCGTGGTGCACGAAGAATTCTGGACCGAACCATGCCCTTTCCCGAAATTCTCGGGAGAATTTGCGACCAGCCATGCCGATCGCACTGCAAGCGTGTCGAAATCGATGCTCCCCTTGCCATTGGTCAATTGGAGCAATTCTGTGTTGATTCAACCAATACCGTTATCAAGCTGCCCAAATTACCGGCCAAAGGAGGAAAAATCGTCGTTCTTGGCGCTGGCCTTTCGGGGATGACGGCAGCCCTGGATCTCAGCCGCAAGGGACGACCGGCAATGCTCATCACCGCAAGCACCGCCATCGGCGGAACGCTGCGGTCCATGGATGAAGCGCTTCTCCCCAGGGAGACCTTTTCCCAGGCGGAAGCAACCCTTGCTCACTATGGAGTCACCATCCAAACGGGGGCCGTCCTTGACCGGGAAAGCGTTGCGTCCCTGCTGGAGGGCAATGATGCCATCTACTGTGACTGGGACGATTTTGACGCCGCCCTCCTCCCCTTGAGCGCCGAGTGCAACGATCCGATCAGCTTGGCCCTTGAGCGGTCGGGCTGCTTTGGCGGTGGTGGTGTTCTCCCCGGTTCCACCTTCTCAGCGGTTCACCAGGCGGAACAGGGACGACGGGCCGCCCTCTCCATTGAACGGCATATCCAGCACGTGTCGATGACGGCGCAACGGGAAAAAGAAGGCGCCTGCGCCACGCGGATGTACACCTCCATTGCCGATGTTGCGCCGCTTGCCGAAGTGACTCCAGCCCAACCGCAAAACGGCTATACCCCCGAAGAGGCCCGGCAGGAGGCAGGACGCTGCATTCAATGTGAATGCCTGGAATGCGTCAAGCAGTGTGTCTATCTCCAGGAATACAACGAGTATCCCAAAACCTGGACCCGGAAAATTTTCAACAGCAAGACCATTGTCCAGGGAACCAGGGCAGCGAACAAGATGATAAACGCCTGCAGCCTCTGCGGCCAGTGCTCGGTCATCTGCCCCAACGATTTTCCCGTTGCCGAAGTCTGCCGAACCGCCCGGGTGGAGTTGTTCGACGATGGCCACATGCCGCCCTCGCCCCATGATTTCGCCCTCGAGGACATGCAGTTCAGCCTCAGCGAATACTGCAGCCTTGTTCGACACCAACCCGGTACCGAGACGAGTGCATTTGTCTTTTATCCGGGCTGTCAACTCGCAGGCTCTGCCCCGGATACGGTCAAACAAACCTATGGATTTCTCTGCAGCAATCTTGAAGGCGGCGTTGGCCTGATGCTCGGCTGCTGCGGCATTCCCGCCCACTGGGCCGGCAGGACCGCACTTTTCCAAGAGACGATGCACTCCTTTCAGGCAGAGGTGGAACGGATTGGCAACCCGACGGTGGTGACGGCCTGCTCTTCCTGCCTGTCGGTGTTTCAAGAATTTGCCCCCAATGTCAAATCCATCTCGCTGTGGGAGGTGCTCGATACGCTCGATCTCCCCGAAGGCACGACCAAACCTGCCAAGCCGCTCACCTTACACGATCCCTGCACCGCCCGCGATCAACAAGATCTCCGCGACAGCGTCCGCAGTCTCTGTGCGAAAATCGGCATCGAGGTGGTCGAGCATGAGTATAGCGGCGAAATGGCCGACTGTTGCGGCTACGGCGGGTTGATGCAGTTTGCCAACCGGCCCCTTGGGCAAAAAGCGGTTGCCCAGAAGGCCAAACGAAGTGAGCTTGACGGCCTCGCCTACTGCGCCATGTGCCGCGACAACCTGGCCGCCCATGGACGACCTGTCGCCCACCTCCTGGACTACCTCTTTGCATCGACGGAACAGAATCCCTTAAGCCGGACAAACCCCGGCTATTCCCGACGTCATGAAAACCGCGCTCGCCTGAAAAGCGAGCTGTTGGCCGAATTGTGGCAGGAGAAGGGGGCTACACGTCCCGATCACACAGCACGTAAACTGCTCGTCAGCGAGGAAGTGGAAGAGTTGCTCAACAGCCGTCTGATCCTGGCAGAAGACGTCCAAAAAGTAATCCACTACGCTGAGAGCACGGGCAAATATCTGATCAGCGCCAATCATCGCCACCGTCTGGCCAAGTTCAGACCAATACGGGTCACCTACTGGGTTGAATATGAGCCCACTGACGATGGCTACCTGGTGCACAATGGCTACAGTCATCGCATGATTCTGCCGGAGGACCAAAAATGA